The following nucleotide sequence is from Oligoflexus sp..
GCTCGGGCGGTACCTGCTCGATATCGCTTTTGTTGCCGATCGTGGTGCGACCATAACCGTGCCACTGATAGGCCGCGTTCATCATCTGTTCGAAGAGAACGCCGGTCGGATCATTTTCACCGCGCTCGAATTCGTTGCGAACCACCGAGAATTCCTTGGCCAATTCCTCGGGCGCGATCTTGCTGTTCACCATGCGATCGGCTTCGAGCGCCAGGGCGAATTCAAGGTTGCCGTTGCCAGCGGGAAGGGTTTCGAAATAATTGGTGCGATCGAAATAGGTCGAGGCGTTGAAGCGCGCGCCGCGATCCTGCAGCTGCTTCCAAATATCCGGCCGCTCCGGAGTGCCCTTGAACAGCATGTGCTCCAAAAGGTGAGCCATGCCCGCTTCACCGTAACCTTCGTGACGCGAACCGACATTGAAGGTCAGGTTAACTGTCACACGAGGCTTGGAGGCATCGGGAAAGAGAACAACCCGCAGACCGTTGGCCAGCTGATATTCCTTCAGGCCTTCGACTTCGGTTACGCTTTTCACACCAGGAACAGTCACAGTCTCCGCCTTGGCAGACGGCTGCTCCGCACTCATGGCGAATTGGCTGGTTAAACCCAGGGCCAACCCAAGAGCAATCTGTTTGATCATCTTTGTTTCCTTTACGGCAGAATAGAGAAAGCATTCTTGCATGAAGCTATAACGCGTCTGTGCGAAGATTTTGATGAGAAAAGTGAAGACACAAATTTTTTTTACGGAAGGAAGGCGAAGACACGCCCGGTCAGCGCGGGTGAATTTCCCCAGACGCGAGGCTGGGAACGGGCTTGTATGCTGGGGTTAAGGTCTCTTGGCCGCGGGCAATGCTTTCCCGCAGAAGCCCCACAAGGAAGGCCAGGATAAAGATGCCGGCACGCAAAATTCTGTGCGAAGTCATGGGCATTTCCTTCTCTGATTCCGAAGTCCCGGGGACTCACGTCCCCAAGGGCTCTTTCGGTAGCGAGAAGGCCGGGCCCAAGGGCAGAAATTGCCCAGGTTCTACGCCTTAAACTTCCTTTTTGAATTTCTCGGGATATTTGTAGTTCAGAAGAACGGCGCCGACCAGAATCGCCACCATCAGAGGCAGGAAAACGCCTTCGGGAATGTGCAGGCCGAGCATCGGCATATGGAAGCTGCCGAGCTTGATCTCGTGGATTTCCAAAAGGACTTTGATACCCGCGATTCCCACCAGGACAAAGGCGGTTTCGATCAAAATCGGGAAGCGTTCGATCAAGCGAATGAAGTAGGATGCGGCCACGCGCATCATCAAAATACCGAGGATCGCGCCCGTGACGAGCACCCATTTTTCCTTCGACACGGCCAGCGCCACAGCCACGGAATCTATGGAAAACATAAGGTCCATCAGCTCGACGGCGAGTATGGTTTTCCATACCGCTTTCCAGCCGGCCCGCTGCACCAAGGGCTGACCCACTTCATCAGGCAGCCTGAATTCATGAGCTTCCTTCACGGGCTGCTCTTTCTCTGTGGCTTTTTTCAAAAACAGTTCGTTAACCGCCAGCCAGACGAGGTAGGCGCCGGCAAGAAATTTAACCCACTCGTGCTCCATCAGGGTCACGCCCACAAACACGATGCCGACCCGCATGATATAGGCACCCCAAATCCCCCAGAGCAGGGCATGGCGGCGGTCTTCGGGGTGTTTCAGGCGGTCACTGACCAGGGCGGCAAGAGCGAGGGCGTTATCGAAACTCAAAAGACCTTCGAGAATGGCCAGCTGAAAGACCATTCCGATGTGCGTAGGGGTAATGCTATCCAAAATTTAATCCTCAAAGTGACGCGGTCAAAGCAGGTCAGAAAAAATTTCTTTAACAATGTAGGCGATCCTCGCTAGGTACGCAATATTAGGCAAGGCTTTCACACATTTTGTCCGCACGAGGACACTCAAAAGGCCGGGAATGCTGGCGGTTTTCATCCAGAATCAGTATATCGTGGGGAACCGTTGTCGCGAAAGGAAACCACATGGCCACTCCTACACCGAGTAAAAAAGTCATTTTGTCCGGCATCCAGCCCACCAACAATCTGCATTTGGGCAACTACCTCGGTGCCGTAAAAAATTGGGTGAAACTTCAGAAGGACTTTCATTGCTACTATATGGCCGTCGACCTGCATGCCTACACCGTGCGGCAGGATCCGGCGCAGCTTCGCGACAACACCTATCAGGCCATTGCCATTTACATCGCAGCAGGCCTGGACCTGGATCACTGCATGCTCTTCGTTCAATCGCACGTGCCGCAGCATTCGCAACTCGCATGGCTCCTCAACTGCAACGGCTACATGGGTGAACTGAGCCGCATGACTCAGTTCAAGGATAAGAGCAGCAAGGCCGGAGCCAACATCCCTGTCGGACTTTTCACCTATCCCCTGCTCATGGCGGCGGATATTCTTCTTTATGATACGCATCTCGTTCCGGTCGGTGATGATCAGAAGCAGCACGTGGAGCTGACCCGCGACGTCGCGCAGCGGATGAACGGGCTTTATGGCGACGATACCTTCGTCGTGCCCGAGCCTTATATCGCGCCTGTTGCGGCCCGCGTCATGGATCTTCTGAATCCGACGAGCAAGATGAGCAAGAGCGCCGTGAATCCGAACGGCAGTATTTTCCTGACCGACACGCCGGCTGAAATCGATAAGAAATTCAAACGCGCGGAAACGGATTCGGGCAAGGACATCGTGCATGATCGGCAGAATAAGCCCGGCGTCAGCAATCTCATCGATATTCAATCGGCCTTGACCGGAGAAACGATCGCCGCGATCGAAGCGCGCTACGTGGGCAAGATGTATGGTCACCTGAAAATGGAGACCGCCGAGATCGTGAAAAAGGAACTGGAGCCGATTCAAAAACGCACCCAGGAGCTTCTGGCCGATAAGTCGGAGCTGGATCGCATTTTGAAGAACGGCGCGGAAAAAGCCATCGCCAAGGCCGAGGTCACGCTGCGTCGCCTGCATGAACGCATCGGCTTCATCATGCCTTGATAGGAACGGGAATGAACATCAGCTTGATAGCGGAGCGTCTGCTCTTCGGCGATCGACTGGAGGATAAACTCCTGCTGCCGGACAGCTGGACGGACGAGGAGCGCGGACCGGGGATCGGAATTCCGGCCAGTCCCGGCCGTCCCGCGGCCCTCGCGTTTGCGCCCAAAGCCGTGCGCGTTCCCTTTCCCGATGCCCGGTCTTTGGATGATGATATGACCCGCGGGATCGTCCTTCATTTCTTTGCCAATCACGAACTGCTCGCCATTGAAATCATGGCCCTGGCCCTTCTGCGTTTCCCCGATGCTCCGGCGGTCTTTCGCCAGGGGCTCATGCAGACGATTGCCGAAGAACAAAGTCATCTCCGTCTTTACCAGGACAGGATGCAGGCGCTCGGTGTGGAATTAGGCGCCGTTCCGGTCAATCAATTTTTTTGGGATTGCCTGAAGACGATGCAGAATCCCCTGGATTTTGTGATCGGGATGAGCCTAACCTTCGAACAGGCCAATCTGGATTTCGCTCGTTATTATCAAAAGGCCTTTGCCCAACTCGGCGATACCGAAACCGCTGCGATCCTGCAGAAGGTTTACGAGGATGAAATCGGTCACGTGAAGCATGGCGTGAGCTGGTTGAATCGCTGGAAGGATCCCGAGGAATCGCAGTGGCAGGCCTATCAGAAGCGTCTGAAGTTGCCTTTAAGTCCAGCCCGGGCCAAAGGTCCTATTTTTGATATCGAAGCGCGTCGGAGGGCCAACTTGAGCGAAGATTTCATGGAACAACTCGATGTCTTTTCGGGCAGCAAAGGCGGCAAGCTTCCGGCGCTGCATTGGTATAACGCTGACTGTGAATTGGAACTCGCGCGGGAAAGCCCGGGTTACAGTCCCAATCAGGGCACGCGCAAGGTCATGGGCGAACTCATGACCTGCATGATGTTTGTCGCGAAGCCCGGGGATGTGGTGCTGGCGAACAGGGCTCCATCCGTGCGCTGGCTCGCGCGCATGCGCGAACTTGGTTTTGATCTTCCCGAATTCTGCGAACAGCCGGAAAGCACGCGCGAGATGCGGCGCATCCTGGAATCCCGACGCTGGGAACGTCTCACGCCCTGGGGCTGGACGCCGCGCAGTCTGGATATGGCGCGCATCCTGGATCCGGGCGGGCAGAAACCCTTGCCCATTGACCTGGCGACCGAAGGTTTTTGGCAGAACCCCTGGATGGAACTCTTCAGAAAGTCCGCGCTGCCGGCTTTAAGACGCGATCTGCGTCAGGAATTATCGGGTGATGATGAATCGCTCTGGGGACCGCAGGAGGCGGATGGGGCTCTCTTACGCGATATGACTGATGTGCTCATGGCCGTCGCGCGGCTGCATGAACAGTTCGGAACGCCCGCGGTGATCAAGAGTCCTTATGGATTTGCCGGATCGGGTATGCTGCGGGCCTATCCCGGCCAGGATTTGAGCGAATCGCAGCTCGGTTGGATTGAACGTCAGCTGAAACTATATGGTGCGGTTCTGATCGAGCCCTGGCTGCAAAGAATCGCGGATATTTCCGTGGTCTGGAGTCCAGACGAGGAGGCTTTGAGCAGCTTCGTCTTCCACACCAATGCCAAGGGCCAATACAAGGGCCATTCCCTGCAGCCCGTGTCCTATGCGCTGGAGCCCGAGCTGCGCACGATGATGTTCGCAGCGAAGCAGGGCCAGGAAGCCGCTTATGAAAGGCTTTTGGAGGTGGCCGGTCTTGTTCGGAGCAAACTGCAGGAGCGTGGCTATCGCTATGCGGCCGGCATTGACACCATGCTTTACCGCTGGCGCGATCGCGTTTATCTGCGGGTCCTGGGTGAAGTGAACTGCCGCATGACTATGGGTCATATTGCGCGGGGTCTGCGGCGACGCGTGAATTCCTATCAACCGAGTCTCTGGCAAACCATCACGGCCCTCGAAGCGCAAAGCAAGGGCTGGGCAAAGCTGACTGATTTGGCCGAGGCTCTGCAGAGTCAGCATCCGATCCAAACCAAGCAAAACGCGGTGGAAAAAGGCATTTTCTTCACCAATGATCCCTATCAAAGCCAGTACGTGCTCGGGGTTGTGGCTGTAGGCGCCGAGGCGATTTCCGCCTGCGAAGGCATGGGCGCTCTGTCGGCTTCTCCCTCGGTTTTGAACGACCTGACGTAAAAATATGATGGACCAGGGCCGGGTCCAGGCGGCAAACTGATGGTCGACTCAGTTGGCATTACGATAGGGAGCAGACAGGTGTTGAATCGCAAGTCGGTAGCGGATGGGTATCCCGAGCAGGATCACGGTGAAGATGGACTTCTTTTGGTGCTGACCAGTCCAGGCAGTCCCGTGAGCGCGTGGATTGATGAGCTTAAAAAACAGGCGATCCCCACCCTGCAGCGCGAGATTCACTATGCGAAACTGCATATGGGATTCAAAGATCCGCGTCGACCCTATGCCGTCGTTGAATGGACAGAAGCCGGCCGTCATACCCTGGAGCGCCGCTGGATCCTTTCGCAGTTCTATCGGACCCTCCGTCAGCAGCTGCGGGTGAAAAAACTTTGCGTGTTCCTTGCGGCTTCCGCGGAACCCGCGCAGGAACTCATGATGGCGGAAGACGCATTCCTGGCTTCGATGCAGCCCAATGATCAGGGCAACGACTGGGCGCGGGTCGATATCGTGACGGCCAACTCCGAAAAACTGCAGAAAAGCGATCCCTATAACGCCATCCGCTGGGAGGCGATGCAGGGTTATCGCAAATGGATCAACGAAAATCCGGATGAACTGACCTCGATTGAAATCGGTAATCGCCTGCGGAAGTTTGCCGGCGAAAACGGCTGCGAATTTCGGGAAATGGGCCTGGAAGAGCTGCGGCGTGAAGGTTTGAACCTTCTTTTGGCCGTGGGTCAGGGCGCCCAGCGTTCCCCCTCGCGGCTTTATATCGTCTCGCATCAGGCCAATAAACCGGGAAAACCTTTGATGCTGATCGGCAAGGGCATCACCTTTGATACGGGTGGCATCAACCTGAAGTCCTTCGACAGTCACGTCAACGCCATGAAAAATGATATGGGCGGCGCGGCGCTGACCGCGCATCTTTTCCAGGCGCTGGTGAAAGCCGGTTATGAAGGCCCGCTCGTGCTTGTGATTCCATCCTGTGAAAATTCCATAGACGCCAATGCGATGAAGCCGGGTGTTGTCGTGAAAAGTCACAAGGGATTGGACGTCTTCATCGAGCATACCGATGCCGAGGGCCGTTTGATCCTTGCCGATGCCATGAGCTATGCGCATAGTCTTTATCAACCGGGTTTAACGCTGATGGCCGCAACGCTGACCACGGCTTCGCTGCGCCAGTATTCGAATTATTTCACGGGCGTTCACTTCGCATCGGATGAGCTGCAAAACCTTCTGCATGAACGCGGAAAAAAATGGGGTGAACGCTTCAGCTGCTGGGAGGAATTTTTACCCTTCAAGACGGCGAATACCACAAAGGCTGCGGACCTGACCAACCTCGGCCGCCTGCCTTCGCATGCGAATATCGGCGGTGGCTCCAGCGTGGCGGCGCATTTTCTAAAGGAATTCGCCAGTCATCCTTTGGTCCATATGGATATCTTCTCAAGCTGCTGGAACTGGAGCGGGGATTATCCGGGGGTGGCCTTCGGCGCGACCGGAGCTCCTTTCAATACCCTCTTTGATATACTCAGACACCATGGACAGCAGCTGGCGGCGGGCGCATGAACGAGGCCAATCCCTCGCGTTTTGCATGGTTGAAATCTATGAAATGGACCTGGCGGCGTGGGCTGCTGGGTCTGATCGCAGCTGTTTTCCTGTTTGAAGTCATTGGCCTCATCGTCATCTGGCCCGACTGGGACGCCTTGCGTCAGGGCAAAGTGCCGGAATCCGCCTTGATTGAAGATTATAAGGAAAAGCGGGCCGAGAACCCAAAGCTGCCGCGCCTGCAGTGGACGCCGCTGCAGAAACCTTTGCCGAACCGCATTAAAAAGGCTTTCATCCTGTCGGAAGACAGCCGTTTTTACGAGCATAACGGAGTTGATTTCCAGGCGATCCAGGATGCGATGGAATACAACTGGAAGCATAAAAAGATTCTGCTGGGCGCCAGCACGATTTCCCAGCAGACGGCGAAGAACATGTTTCTTAGCCTTTCGCGGAATCCCTTGCGCAAATTCCATGAACTCTTTCTCACCTGGCTTTTGGAATACAAGCTGAGCAAGGCGGAAATCCTTCACGTTTATTTGAATGTGGCGGAATTCGGTCTGGGCATTTATGGAATCGAAGCCGCGGCTCGTTACTATTACCACACGAGCGCCTATAATCTTTCAACAGCGCAGGCGGCGGAGCTGGCCGCGAGTCTGCCGAGTCCGAAGAAACACAACCCGCGGACCCGGACGCGATTTTTTACGAAGCATGTGGCGCGACTTTCGCGCACGCTGCAGATCGCCGATCAGTATGCGGCGCAGCAGGGACAGAAACCGGCGGCGGAATCCGGCGCTCTCGTTTCGGATGAGCTCGCGAAAAAGCTGCAGGAGCTGCGTGAGCTGAATCGCGAAGAGGCCGACCCACCTTCCGAAACGACAGTCGAGGAACCCAAGGCCCTGCTTCCTGATGATGCTGCGGATGATGCCGCTGATGATGAGGTCACAGCCGGGACACCGATTGTGGAAACGCCCAGCGTCACGGAAACACCAACACCCGAACCGACTCCAACGGAGACACCCACTCCCACAGCCACTCCGGATGCTCAGCCGTTGGACGGAGAATTTAACGTCCCACTGGAGTGAGTCATGTCTGGTTATTCGCATCCCTATTGGCTTGAAATACCTGCCCTGAAGGGCAGCCTGGATCAACCGCGCGATGCCGAGATCATCGTGATCGGATCCGGCCTGTCCGGCGTCAGCACCGTGTATTGGCTGCAGGAAAAGGGTTACACCGATATCCTGCTGGTCGATTACGAAGCGGAGAACGCTGCGAGCTTTCGGAACTGTGGTCACATTCTTTATGGAACAGTGGAATCCATGCAGGCGCTCACAGCTTTGCATGGGGAAGAGATCGCCCGCAAACTCTGGGCCCTTTCCATTGATATCTGCCATGAAGTACGCGACACGATCCTGCGGCATAAGATCGAGGCGCAGTATAAACAGGATGGTTATCTGGTGATTGCCATCGATGAAAGTGAAGAGCGCGAGATCCAGCAGTCGATCGCTCTTTTGAATAAAAATGGCTTCGGCAGCGAGTATGTGAGTCGCGAAAAGCTTGAAAAAATGGGTTTTCGTAACGTTCACGGCGCGCGCTTCGAACCAGGATCGGCCCAGGCGCATCCGACTTTGTTTCGGAATGGTCTTCTGGAAGTCTGCCTGAAACGGGGACTTCGTTATCACTCCGGTGTGAAGGTCACCGCAGTGGATGAAGTGCGGGATCGCGTGCGGCTCACGACAATACCCTGGGGCGATCTTTCCTGCGACGCAGCGGTGATTGCGGCGAATGCCTACTCCCCTTTGCTTTCGGACTTTTTCGCCAAGCATCGT
It contains:
- a CDS encoding M16 family metallopeptidase — its product is MIKQIALGLALGLTSQFAMSAEQPSAKAETVTVPGVKSVTEVEGLKEYQLANGLRVVLFPDASKPRVTVNLTFNVGSRHEGYGEAGMAHLLEHMLFKGTPERPDIWKQLQDRGARFNASTYFDRTNYFETLPAGNGNLEFALALEADRMVNSKIAPEELAKEFSVVRNEFERGENDPTGVLFEQMMNAAYQWHGYGRTTIGNKSDIEQVPPE
- a CDS encoding FAD-dependent oxidoreductase, whose translation is MSGYSHPYWLEIPALKGSLDQPRDAEIIVIGSGLSGVSTVYWLQEKGYTDILLVDYEAENAASFRNCGHILYGTVESMQALTALHGEEIARKLWALSIDICHEVRDTILRHKIEAQYKQDGYLVIAIDESEEREIQQSIALLNKNGFGSEYVSREKLEKMGFRNVHGARFEPGSAQAHPTLFRNGLLEVCLKRGLRYHSGVKVTAVDEVRDRVRLTTIPWGDLSCDAAVIAANAYSPLLSDFFAKHRLVEPFRGQLITSKPLKNHKFPVRYPHSFDHGYEYAIITEDNRLMIGGWRNRTEGGEIGIYDIGVNPLVEQGLKDFVETYYALSEEVEWEFSWSGIMAASKTGFPFIGPTDSQRIFTCSGYTGHGFSWAHGSAKILADIINGDPVPDIIREKCNPRYFQ
- a CDS encoding TerC family protein; translation: MDSITPTHIGMVFQLAILEGLLSFDNALALAALVSDRLKHPEDRRHALLWGIWGAYIMRVGIVFVGVTLMEHEWVKFLAGAYLVWLAVNELFLKKATEKEQPVKEAHEFRLPDEVGQPLVQRAGWKAVWKTILAVELMDLMFSIDSVAVALAVSKEKWVLVTGAILGILMMRVAASYFIRLIERFPILIETAFVLVGIAGIKVLLEIHEIKLGSFHMPMLGLHIPEGVFLPLMVAILVGAVLLNYKYPEKFKKEV
- the mtgA gene encoding monofunctional biosynthetic peptidoglycan transglycosylase; the encoded protein is MNEANPSRFAWLKSMKWTWRRGLLGLIAAVFLFEVIGLIVIWPDWDALRQGKVPESALIEDYKEKRAENPKLPRLQWTPLQKPLPNRIKKAFILSEDSRFYEHNGVDFQAIQDAMEYNWKHKKILLGASTISQQTAKNMFLSLSRNPLRKFHELFLTWLLEYKLSKAEILHVYLNVAEFGLGIYGIEAAARYYYHTSAYNLSTAQAAELAASLPSPKKHNPRTRTRFFTKHVARLSRTLQIADQYAAQQGQKPAAESGALVSDELAKKLQELRELNREEADPPSETTVEEPKALLPDDAADDAADDEVTAGTPIVETPSVTETPTPEPTPTETPTPTATPDAQPLDGEFNVPLE
- a CDS encoding DUF455 family protein, whose translation is MNISLIAERLLFGDRLEDKLLLPDSWTDEERGPGIGIPASPGRPAALAFAPKAVRVPFPDARSLDDDMTRGIVLHFFANHELLAIEIMALALLRFPDAPAVFRQGLMQTIAEEQSHLRLYQDRMQALGVELGAVPVNQFFWDCLKTMQNPLDFVIGMSLTFEQANLDFARYYQKAFAQLGDTETAAILQKVYEDEIGHVKHGVSWLNRWKDPEESQWQAYQKRLKLPLSPARAKGPIFDIEARRRANLSEDFMEQLDVFSGSKGGKLPALHWYNADCELELARESPGYSPNQGTRKVMGELMTCMMFVAKPGDVVLANRAPSVRWLARMRELGFDLPEFCEQPESTREMRRILESRRWERLTPWGWTPRSLDMARILDPGGQKPLPIDLATEGFWQNPWMELFRKSALPALRRDLRQELSGDDESLWGPQEADGALLRDMTDVLMAVARLHEQFGTPAVIKSPYGFAGSGMLRAYPGQDLSESQLGWIERQLKLYGAVLIEPWLQRIADISVVWSPDEEALSSFVFHTNAKGQYKGHSLQPVSYALEPELRTMMFAAKQGQEAAYERLLEVAGLVRSKLQERGYRYAAGIDTMLYRWRDRVYLRVLGEVNCRMTMGHIARGLRRRVNSYQPSLWQTITALEAQSKGWAKLTDLAEALQSQHPIQTKQNAVEKGIFFTNDPYQSQYVLGVVAVGAEAISACEGMGALSASPSVLNDLT
- a CDS encoding M17 family metallopeptidase, which produces MLNRKSVADGYPEQDHGEDGLLLVLTSPGSPVSAWIDELKKQAIPTLQREIHYAKLHMGFKDPRRPYAVVEWTEAGRHTLERRWILSQFYRTLRQQLRVKKLCVFLAASAEPAQELMMAEDAFLASMQPNDQGNDWARVDIVTANSEKLQKSDPYNAIRWEAMQGYRKWINENPDELTSIEIGNRLRKFAGENGCEFREMGLEELRREGLNLLLAVGQGAQRSPSRLYIVSHQANKPGKPLMLIGKGITFDTGGINLKSFDSHVNAMKNDMGGAALTAHLFQALVKAGYEGPLVLVIPSCENSIDANAMKPGVVVKSHKGLDVFIEHTDAEGRLILADAMSYAHSLYQPGLTLMAATLTTASLRQYSNYFTGVHFASDELQNLLHERGKKWGERFSCWEEFLPFKTANTTKAADLTNLGRLPSHANIGGGSSVAAHFLKEFASHPLVHMDIFSSCWNWSGDYPGVAFGATGAPFNTLFDILRHHGQQLAAGA
- the trpS gene encoding tryptophan--tRNA ligase, with protein sequence MATPTPSKKVILSGIQPTNNLHLGNYLGAVKNWVKLQKDFHCYYMAVDLHAYTVRQDPAQLRDNTYQAIAIYIAAGLDLDHCMLFVQSHVPQHSQLAWLLNCNGYMGELSRMTQFKDKSSKAGANIPVGLFTYPLLMAADILLYDTHLVPVGDDQKQHVELTRDVAQRMNGLYGDDTFVVPEPYIAPVAARVMDLLNPTSKMSKSAVNPNGSIFLTDTPAEIDKKFKRAETDSGKDIVHDRQNKPGVSNLIDIQSALTGETIAAIEARYVGKMYGHLKMETAEIVKKELEPIQKRTQELLADKSELDRILKNGAEKAIAKAEVTLRRLHERIGFIMP